A window of the Bufo gargarizans isolate SCDJY-AF-19 chromosome 1, ASM1485885v1, whole genome shotgun sequence genome harbors these coding sequences:
- the APLNR gene encoding apelin receptor, translating into MQNHTELDYDDYSYYYSNDSESDLACTETDWDLSYSLLPVFYMLVFVLGLSGNGVVIFTVWKAKPKRRSADTYIGNLALADLAFVVTLPLWATYTALGFHWPFGSALCKISSYLVLLNMFASVFCLTCLSFDRYLAIVHSLSSANLRSRSTIVISLTVIWLLSGLLALPSLILRDTRVEDNRTLCDLDFSGVSSKKNEKLWLGGLSIMTTLPGFLLPLLLMTIFYCFIGCKVTMHFQNLKKEEQKKKRLLKIITTLVVVFAICWLPFHIVKTIHFLDLMGYLTLSCSSQNLIVSLHPYATCLAYINSCLNPFLYAFFDLRFRSQCFFFFGLSKTMHGQISNTSSSLSAQTQKSEIHSLATKV; encoded by the coding sequence ATGCAGAACCATACAGAACTGGACTATGATGATTACAGCTATTACTACTCGAATGATTCAGAATCAGATCTAGCATGTACCGAGACAGACTGGGACTTGTCCTACTCCTTGTTGCCAGTATTTTATATGCTGGTATTTGTCTTGGGACTGTCTGGAAATGGAGTGGTAATCTTCACAGTGTGGAAAGCGAAACCTAAAAGAAGATCTGCAGACACCTACATAGGTAATCTTGCCCTTGCTGACTTGGCTTTTGTTGTTACCTTGCCTCTGTGGGCTACCTACACTGCTCTTGGCTTCCACTGGCCTTTTGGTTCTGCCCTGTGCAAGATCAGCAGTTACCTTGTCCTGCTCAACATGTTTGCAAGTGTTTTCTGTCTCACCTGCCTCAGTTTTGACAGATACTTGGCAATCGTTCATTCTTTGTCCAGTGCCAACCTGCGCTCCAGGTCAACTATCGTCATATCTTTGACAGTTATATGGCTGCTCTCAGGACTGTTGGCACTTCCAAGTCTGATTCTGCGTGATACCCGCGTGGAAGACAACCGCACCCTTTGTGATCTGGACTTCAGTGGTGTCTCCAGCAAGAAGAATGAAAAACTCTGGCTTGGAGGTCTAAGCATTATGACCACATTGCCAGGCTTTCTACTTCCACTTCTCCTCATGACAATTTTCTACTGTTTCATTGGATGCAAAGTGACCATGCATTTCCAAAACCTCAAGAAGGAAGAACAGAAGAAGAAGAGGCTCCTAAAGATCATAACTACACTTGTTGTTGTGTTTGCCATTTGCTGGCTGCCATTCCATATTGTCAAAACCATCCACTTCCTGGACCTGATGGGCTACCTGACCCTCTCCTGCTCTTCACAGAACTTGATTGTCAGCCTGCATCCCTATGCCACATGCCTGGCATATATTAACAGCTGTCTCAACCCTTTCCTTTATGCCTTTTTTGATCTCCGATTTCGctcccaatgtttttttttttttggacttaGTAAAACCATGCATGGACAAATCAGTAACACCTCCTCCAGCCTGAGTGCTCAAACACAGAAATCTGAAATCCACTCTTTAGCAACTAAGGTTTAA